One Lysinibacillus sp. OF-1 DNA segment encodes these proteins:
- the icmF gene encoding fused isobutyryl-CoA mutase/GTPase IcmF — protein MTKVEVYRPKNHVRFVTASSLFDGHDASVNIMRRILQSSGVEVIHLGHNRSVEEVVNAAIQEDAQGIAVSSYQGGHMEYFKYMYDLLREKGAPHIKIYGGGGGVILPREIKELHAYGIAGIFSPEDGRVLGLQGMINEQIKGTDFPTATGNYLDKLEALTTETPEILANLITAAESNEDEATKEMLIEARKRSKGTPVMGITGTGGAGKSSLTDELIRRFLKEFPDKRVAILSVDPTKQKTGGALLGDRIRMNAIFNNRVYMRSLATRGSRTELSASIGDVIDVVRVAGYDLIIVETSGIGQGDAEITRYTDLSMYVMTSEFGAPTQLEKIDMIDFADVIAINKFERKGSEDALRQVQKQYQRSRELWEESLDSMPVYGTIASQFNDKGTNALFAALVHIINEKTGYNWETSYEQFAKTQKQDVIIPNDRRYYLREITDTVRGYHKKSEQQVGFARRLFQLEGAITAVKEKAPEDALIASLSSLAQGVRDELSAESKRILDNWQTLKEAYAGDEFVTKVRDKEIRTILKTTSLSGTKIPKVALPKFEDYGEILRWVYKENVPGEFPYTAGVFQFKREGEDPKRQFAGEGTPERTNKRFHYLSKDDDAKRLSTAFDSVTLYGEDPDYRPDIYGKVGESGVSICTLEDMKKLYAGFDLCAPSTSVSMTINGPAPIILAMFMNTAIDQQVKLREQELGRTLTVEEFTETRENTLQVVRGTVQADILKEDQGQNTCIFSTEFALRMMGDIQQYFIDHKVRNYYSVSISGYHIAEAGANPISQLAFTLANGFTYVEYYLSRGMNINDFAPNLSFFFSNGLDPEYTVIGRVARRIWAIVMRDKYGANERAQKLKYHIQTSGRSLHAQEIDFNDIRTTLQALMALQDNCNSLHTNAYDEAITTPTEESVRRAMAIQMIITKEHGLAKNENPLQGAFVIEELTDLVEEAVLEEFDRINDRGGVLGAMETQYQRGKIQEESMYYEMLKHSGELPIIGVNTYLNPNPPSDAAIDNMEIARASTEEKETQIRNLQAFWKTHEEESEAAIARLQEVAVNNGNIFAELMESVKVASLGQITKALYEVGGQYRRNM, from the coding sequence ATGACAAAGGTAGAAGTATATCGTCCAAAAAATCACGTACGTTTTGTGACAGCATCAAGTCTTTTTGATGGACATGATGCTTCGGTCAATATAATGCGACGCATATTACAATCGAGCGGTGTAGAAGTAATCCATTTAGGGCATAACCGTTCTGTCGAAGAAGTCGTGAATGCCGCGATTCAAGAAGATGCACAAGGTATTGCAGTTTCTTCTTATCAAGGCGGGCATATGGAATACTTTAAATATATGTATGATTTGCTGCGTGAAAAAGGGGCACCGCATATTAAAATTTATGGCGGTGGTGGTGGGGTTATTTTACCTCGTGAAATTAAAGAGCTTCATGCGTATGGCATTGCAGGCATTTTCTCACCAGAGGATGGCCGTGTTTTAGGGCTACAAGGGATGATTAATGAGCAAATTAAAGGAACGGACTTTCCAACTGCAACAGGCAACTATTTAGATAAATTAGAGGCTTTAACGACAGAAACGCCTGAAATTTTAGCCAATCTAATTACAGCAGCTGAGTCAAATGAGGATGAAGCTACGAAAGAGATGTTAATTGAGGCACGAAAGCGTTCAAAAGGTACACCTGTCATGGGGATTACAGGAACAGGTGGCGCAGGGAAATCTTCATTAACGGATGAGCTGATTCGCCGTTTCCTGAAAGAATTCCCAGATAAACGTGTAGCCATTCTTTCAGTCGATCCAACAAAGCAAAAAACAGGTGGAGCATTACTTGGCGATAGAATTCGCATGAACGCCATCTTCAATAACCGCGTTTATATGCGTAGTTTAGCAACACGAGGCTCTCGCACTGAATTATCTGCATCTATTGGTGATGTAATAGATGTAGTACGTGTAGCGGGCTATGATTTAATCATCGTCGAAACAAGTGGTATTGGTCAAGGTGATGCCGAAATCACAAGGTATACAGATCTTTCCATGTATGTTATGACAAGTGAATTTGGTGCACCTACACAGCTTGAGAAAATTGATATGATTGATTTTGCAGATGTCATTGCGATCAATAAGTTTGAGCGTAAAGGCTCGGAGGATGCGCTACGTCAAGTACAAAAACAATACCAACGATCTCGTGAGCTATGGGAAGAATCACTTGATAGTATGCCTGTTTATGGAACAATTGCTAGCCAGTTTAATGACAAAGGGACCAATGCATTATTCGCAGCTTTAGTTCATATTATTAACGAAAAAACAGGCTACAATTGGGAAACAAGCTATGAGCAATTTGCTAAGACGCAAAAGCAAGATGTCATTATTCCAAACGATCGTCGTTATTATTTACGTGAAATTACTGACACGGTTCGTGGCTATCATAAAAAATCAGAACAGCAGGTGGGATTTGCTCGCCGTCTGTTCCAATTAGAAGGTGCTATTACGGCAGTTAAGGAAAAAGCACCAGAGGATGCACTTATAGCATCGCTTTCTTCTTTAGCACAAGGTGTCAGAGATGAATTATCAGCAGAATCCAAGCGTATATTGGATAATTGGCAAACTTTAAAAGAAGCTTATGCTGGTGATGAGTTTGTGACGAAGGTTCGAGACAAAGAAATTCGCACTATTTTAAAAACAACAAGTCTTTCTGGTACAAAAATTCCTAAAGTAGCATTGCCGAAATTTGAGGACTACGGTGAAATATTACGCTGGGTGTACAAAGAGAATGTTCCTGGTGAGTTTCCTTATACAGCAGGTGTTTTCCAATTCAAACGTGAGGGAGAAGATCCGAAGCGTCAATTTGCTGGTGAAGGAACACCTGAACGTACAAATAAACGCTTCCACTATTTATCGAAGGATGACGATGCGAAACGTTTATCTACAGCCTTTGATTCTGTAACTCTCTATGGGGAAGATCCAGATTACCGTCCAGATATTTATGGTAAGGTCGGGGAATCGGGTGTATCGATCTGTACATTAGAGGATATGAAAAAGCTTTATGCAGGCTTTGATTTATGTGCACCGTCTACATCTGTATCTATGACCATTAATGGTCCAGCGCCTATTATTTTAGCGATGTTCATGAATACGGCGATCGATCAACAAGTTAAATTGCGCGAACAAGAGCTAGGACGGACTTTGACAGTAGAAGAGTTTACCGAGACACGTGAAAACACATTGCAGGTTGTACGTGGTACAGTACAAGCTGATATTTTAAAAGAAGATCAAGGACAGAACACATGTATTTTCTCGACAGAGTTTGCTTTACGTATGATGGGTGATATTCAGCAATACTTTATTGATCATAAGGTGCGTAACTACTATTCCGTTTCTATTTCGGGTTACCATATTGCAGAGGCAGGGGCAAATCCTATTTCCCAATTAGCTTTCACCTTAGCAAATGGCTTTACGTATGTAGAGTATTATTTAAGTCGTGGCATGAATATTAACGACTTTGCACCAAATCTATCGTTCTTCTTCTCGAATGGACTTGATCCAGAGTATACAGTAATTGGACGTGTTGCTCGTCGTATTTGGGCCATTGTAATGCGTGATAAATATGGTGCCAATGAACGTGCGCAAAAGCTAAAATATCATATTCAAACATCTGGTCGTAGTCTACATGCGCAAGAGATTGATTTTAATGATATTCGTACAACATTACAAGCATTGATGGCATTACAAGATAACTGTAACTCATTGCATACAAATGCCTATGATGAAGCTATTACAACACCTACAGAGGAATCTGTACGTCGTGCCATGGCTATCCAAATGATTATTACGAAAGAGCATGGCTTGGCAAAAAACGAAAATCCTCTGCAAGGTGCATTTGTTATAGAAGAATTGACAGATCTTGTAGAAGAAGCGGTCCTTGAGGAATTTGATCGTATTAATGATCGTGGTGGTGTTTTAGGTGCAATGGAAACGCAATATCAACGAGGTAAAATTCAAGAGGAGTCCATGTACTATGAAATGTTAAAGCATTCAGGGGAGCTACCAATCATTGGTGTCAATACGTACCTGAATCCAAATCCACCTTCAGACGCTGCTATCGATAATATGGAAATTGCTCGTGCATCCACAGAAGAGAAGGAAACGCAAATTCGCAATTTACAAGCATTCTGGAAGACGCATGAAGAAGAAAGTGAAGCTGCAATCGCACGTTTACAAGAAGTTGCTGTTAACAATGGTAATATTTTTGCTGAGCTTATGGAATCAGTAAAAGTAGCAAGCTTAGGACAAATTACAAAAGCTTTATATGAAGTTGGCGGACAATATCGTCGAAATATGTAA
- a CDS encoding acetyl-CoA C-acetyltransferase, giving the protein MNRAVILAGARTAFGKFGGSLSTLHASDLGAIAIKGALEKANIASDEVDEVILGSVLQGGQGQIPSRQAAIKANLPTAVKTETINKVCASGMRAVTLADQLIRLGDEEVIIAGGMESMSNAPYYLLNGRNGLRMGDSTMVDGMLYDGLTCAFDKARPHMGSYGNATAKEFSLSREEQDAWSVRSHERALAAIEQGYFAEEIVPVEIPQRKGQPLVVDTDEAPRAGTTLEVLAKLKPAFDKDGTITAGNAPGVNDGACALVVMSEERATREGREPLAIILGHEELAIEPENFPQTPGLVINKLLKKTNKSLADINLIEINEAFAAVALVSKQLADLDAEKVNVNGGAVALGHPIGASGARIILTLAQELKRRGGGIGIAAICSGGGQGDAIMIEVPKTGGLN; this is encoded by the coding sequence TTGAATAGAGCTGTCATTTTAGCAGGAGCAAGAACTGCATTTGGTAAATTTGGAGGTTCATTATCAACATTACATGCAAGTGATCTAGGGGCAATTGCAATAAAAGGTGCGCTAGAGAAAGCAAATATTGCATCTGACGAAGTAGATGAGGTTATTTTGGGCTCTGTTTTACAAGGGGGACAGGGGCAAATACCTTCGAGGCAAGCTGCGATAAAAGCCAATTTACCAACAGCGGTAAAAACAGAAACAATCAATAAAGTTTGTGCATCAGGGATGCGTGCAGTGACATTAGCAGATCAATTGATTCGATTAGGGGACGAAGAAGTGATTATTGCTGGTGGAATGGAGTCTATGTCCAATGCTCCGTACTATCTGTTAAATGGTCGAAATGGCTTGCGTATGGGAGATTCCACAATGGTGGATGGCATGCTTTATGACGGTTTAACATGTGCTTTCGATAAAGCGAGACCGCATATGGGGAGCTATGGTAATGCAACAGCTAAGGAATTCTCGCTCAGTCGTGAGGAACAGGATGCTTGGTCTGTTCGCAGTCATGAGCGCGCACTAGCGGCAATTGAACAAGGTTACTTTGCTGAAGAAATCGTACCAGTGGAGATTCCACAACGTAAAGGACAACCACTGGTCGTCGATACAGATGAAGCACCAAGAGCAGGTACAACGTTGGAGGTACTAGCAAAACTGAAACCAGCCTTTGACAAGGATGGCACGATTACAGCAGGTAATGCACCTGGCGTTAACGATGGTGCATGTGCCCTCGTGGTTATGAGTGAGGAACGTGCCACACGTGAAGGAAGAGAGCCATTAGCAATAATTTTAGGTCATGAAGAGCTTGCCATTGAGCCAGAAAACTTCCCACAAACACCAGGTCTTGTTATTAATAAATTGCTGAAAAAAACCAATAAATCATTAGCAGATATTAATTTGATCGAAATCAATGAGGCCTTTGCAGCAGTCGCTTTGGTCAGCAAGCAGTTAGCTGATTTAGATGCTGAAAAGGTGAATGTTAATGGCGGTGCGGTTGCTTTAGGTCATCCTATTGGAGCATCTGGTGCACGTATTATTTTAACGCTTGCACAAGAATTGAAGCGTCGTGGTGGAGGCATCGGTATTGCTGCAATTTGTTCAGGTGGGGGTCAAGGTGATGCGATTATGATTGAAGTACCAAAAACAGGGGGACTGAACTAA
- a CDS encoding acyl-CoA dehydrogenase: protein MNFQLTEEHEQLREMIRDFAINEVAPTAAERDENEEFDRAIFDKMAELGLTGIPWPEEYGGAGFDYLAYVIAVEELSRVCASTGVTLSAHTSLAGWPLYKFGTEEQKQKYLRPMAEGKHIGAYGLTEPGSGSDAGGMKTYAKRDGDDYILNGSKIFITNGGVADTYIVFAVTDPEAKHGTSAFIVEAGFKGFSVGKKEKKLGIRSSPTTEIIFDNCRVPKENLLGAEGEGFKIAMTTLDGGRNGIAAQAVGIAQGALDAAVDYAKERVQFGKPISANQGVSFKLADMATQIEASRLLTYQAAWLESNNLPYGKASAMAKLMAGDTAMSVTTEAVQVFGGYGYTKDYPVERFMRDAKITQIYEGTQEIQRLVISRMLTK, encoded by the coding sequence ATGAACTTTCAGTTAACAGAAGAGCATGAACAATTACGTGAAATGATTCGTGATTTTGCTATAAATGAAGTGGCACCAACAGCTGCTGAACGTGACGAGAATGAAGAATTTGACCGTGCAATTTTCGATAAAATGGCGGAGCTTGGGTTAACTGGTATTCCGTGGCCAGAGGAATATGGTGGAGCTGGGTTTGACTACCTTGCATATGTCATTGCTGTTGAAGAATTATCACGTGTCTGTGCCTCCACTGGGGTAACATTATCAGCACATACTTCACTGGCAGGATGGCCACTGTACAAGTTCGGTACAGAAGAACAAAAACAAAAATACCTTCGTCCAATGGCAGAAGGAAAACATATTGGTGCGTATGGTTTAACAGAACCAGGTTCAGGATCTGATGCGGGTGGCATGAAAACATATGCTAAACGTGATGGCGATGATTATATTTTAAATGGCTCAAAAATCTTTATTACAAACGGCGGAGTGGCAGATACATATATTGTGTTTGCAGTAACAGATCCAGAAGCTAAACACGGTACATCAGCATTTATCGTGGAAGCTGGATTTAAAGGTTTCTCTGTAGGGAAGAAAGAAAAGAAATTAGGAATTCGTTCATCTCCTACAACCGAAATCATTTTCGACAACTGCCGTGTTCCAAAAGAAAATCTGCTAGGAGCTGAAGGGGAAGGTTTTAAAATTGCTATGACGACACTAGATGGTGGACGTAATGGTATTGCTGCTCAAGCTGTAGGAATTGCACAAGGAGCGCTGGATGCAGCAGTTGACTATGCCAAAGAACGTGTGCAATTTGGTAAACCAATCTCTGCTAACCAAGGTGTATCTTTTAAATTAGCAGACATGGCAACTCAAATTGAAGCTTCTCGACTTCTTACATACCAAGCGGCTTGGTTAGAGTCTAATAACCTACCATATGGTAAGGCTTCTGCAATGGCGAAATTAATGGCTGGCGATACAGCAATGAGTGTAACGACAGAGGCGGTTCAAGTATTTGGTGGCTATGGTTATACAAAGGATTATCCAGTAGAGCGCTTTATGCGTGATGCGAAAATTACTCAAATTTACGAAGGTACGCAGGAGATTCAACGTCTTGTAATCTCGCGTATGCTAACGAAATAA
- a CDS encoding TetR/AcrR family transcriptional regulator — MTEKDKRPQVQSTVKDENLIAIRREQMIQGAIKLFKEKGFHRATTREIAKAAGFSIGTLYEYIRTKEDVLYLVCDSIYHHAMERLSSYEIKAGTIDELKEMIREYFVQIDSMVDELTIMYQETKSLSKEAQRYVFSKEFEMVATFERLLQRCVQSGELTMTDKQIHLAANNLVVSGQSWAFRKWALHRQHSIDEFIDMQITLFISGIKGF; from the coding sequence ATGACAGAAAAAGATAAAAGGCCCCAAGTACAGTCAACTGTAAAAGATGAAAATTTAATCGCCATTCGTCGTGAACAAATGATTCAAGGAGCTATTAAGCTATTTAAAGAAAAAGGCTTTCATCGTGCCACGACGAGAGAAATCGCAAAAGCTGCAGGCTTTAGTATTGGTACTTTATACGAGTACATCCGTACTAAAGAAGACGTTCTTTATCTTGTTTGTGATAGTATCTATCATCATGCAATGGAGCGGCTTTCAAGTTACGAGATTAAAGCTGGAACAATTGATGAGTTAAAAGAAATGATTCGAGAATATTTCGTGCAAATTGATAGCATGGTTGATGAGCTAACAATCATGTATCAAGAAACAAAATCATTGTCAAAAGAAGCACAACGCTATGTCTTTAGTAAAGAGTTTGAAATGGTTGCCACTTTTGAACGCTTGCTACAGCGCTGTGTGCAGTCTGGGGAACTAACAATGACAGACAAGCAAATCCATTTAGCAGCCAATAACTTAGTTGTCTCAGGACAAAGTTGGGCGTTCCGCAAATGGGCATTACATCGTCAACATTCAATTGATGAGTTCATCGACATGCAAATCACCTTGTTCATTTCAGGCATAAAGGGGTTCTAA
- a CDS encoding acyl-CoA dehydrogenase: MQLQFTDEQMMMRDMVRQFAQEKIQPWVGRMEAGEFPRELLQQMGELGLMGITTPEDLGGSGMDFTSYIIAINELSKVSAVMGVILSVHTSVGTNPIIYFGNEEQKKRYVPKLAAGEYLGAFCLTEPGAGSDAGSLQSKAVRDGDEYVINGSKVFITNGGEADVYIVFASTNPAEKTRGISAFIVEKGTPGLIIGKDEQKMGLHGSRTVQLTFDNCRIPTDNLLGEEGEGFKIAMANLDVGRIGIAAQALGIAEAALEAATTYAKEREQFGKPIAAQQGVGFTLADMATAVESAKLLVYRAADLRAKGLPCGAEASMAKLFASRTAVQTSIEAVQVFGGYGYTEDYPVERYFRDAKVTEIYEGTSEIQKLVISKHLLK, translated from the coding sequence ATGCAATTGCAATTTACAGATGAGCAAATGATGATGCGCGATATGGTTCGTCAATTTGCTCAGGAAAAAATTCAACCATGGGTAGGGCGGATGGAAGCAGGAGAATTTCCACGTGAGCTTCTACAACAAATGGGTGAACTTGGCTTAATGGGGATTACGACACCAGAAGACTTAGGTGGCTCTGGTATGGATTTTACATCGTATATTATTGCGATTAATGAATTGTCAAAAGTAAGCGCTGTAATGGGGGTTATTTTATCAGTGCATACTTCGGTTGGAACAAATCCGATCATTTACTTTGGAAATGAGGAACAAAAGAAGCGTTATGTACCAAAGCTTGCAGCCGGGGAATATTTAGGCGCATTTTGTTTAACAGAGCCAGGTGCAGGCTCTGACGCAGGTTCTCTACAGTCAAAGGCAGTACGAGATGGCGATGAATATGTGATTAACGGCTCTAAAGTTTTTATTACAAATGGCGGAGAGGCTGATGTATATATCGTATTCGCCTCAACCAACCCTGCTGAAAAAACACGAGGTATTTCAGCTTTTATTGTTGAAAAAGGAACACCAGGTTTAATCATTGGTAAAGATGAACAAAAGATGGGTTTACATGGCTCACGCACTGTTCAACTGACATTCGATAATTGCCGCATCCCAACCGACAACCTTTTAGGGGAAGAGGGAGAAGGCTTCAAAATTGCGATGGCGAATTTAGATGTAGGGCGAATCGGTATTGCAGCACAGGCATTGGGGATTGCTGAAGCAGCACTAGAGGCGGCTACTACTTATGCAAAAGAGCGTGAGCAATTTGGTAAACCGATTGCTGCTCAACAAGGAGTTGGCTTTACACTCGCTGATATGGCAACAGCTGTTGAATCGGCAAAACTATTAGTGTATCGTGCAGCAGATTTACGTGCAAAAGGTTTACCGTGTGGAGCAGAAGCTTCAATGGCCAAACTTTTCGCATCACGAACAGCTGTACAAACGTCAATAGAAGCGGTTCAAGTTTTTGGCGGCTACGGCTACACTGAGGACTATCCAGTAGAGCGATATTTCCGTGATGCAAAGGTCACAGAAATCTATGAAGGTACAAGTGAAATTCAAAAACTAGTTATTAGTAAACATTTACTGAAATAA
- a CDS encoding 3-hydroxybutyryl-CoA dehydrogenase gives MGIQKVMVIGAGQMGSGIAQVCAQAGYDVKLNDIKQEFFERGIGVITKNLSRDVEKGRKTEDDKAAVLGRISMSLDLQDASDVDIIIEAAVENMDIKQSIFKQLDGIAPAHAILATNTSSLPITEIAAVTNRPEQVIGMHFMNPVPVMKLVEIIRGLATTDEVYKAVEAMTVKLAKTPVEVNDFPGFISNRILLPMINEAIYALYEGVATKEAIDDVMKLGMNHPMGPLTLADFIGLDTCLYIMEILHEGLGDSKYRPCPLLRKYVAAGWLGKKSGRGFYVYE, from the coding sequence ATGGGAATTCAAAAGGTAATGGTCATTGGTGCAGGGCAAATGGGCTCTGGTATTGCACAAGTTTGTGCACAAGCAGGCTATGATGTGAAATTGAATGATATCAAACAAGAGTTCTTCGAGCGTGGAATAGGAGTTATTACGAAAAATTTATCACGTGATGTAGAAAAGGGCCGTAAAACGGAGGATGACAAAGCGGCTGTTTTAGGTCGAATTAGTATGTCACTAGATTTACAGGATGCTAGTGATGTAGATATTATCATCGAGGCAGCTGTAGAGAATATGGACATTAAGCAATCCATCTTTAAGCAACTTGATGGCATTGCACCAGCACATGCCATTTTAGCTACGAATACATCTTCGTTGCCTATTACTGAAATTGCAGCGGTAACAAATCGACCAGAGCAAGTAATTGGTATGCATTTTATGAACCCAGTGCCAGTAATGAAGCTTGTTGAAATCATTAGAGGTTTAGCAACTACGGATGAAGTATACAAAGCTGTTGAAGCGATGACAGTCAAGTTAGCGAAAACACCAGTAGAAGTGAATGACTTCCCAGGATTTATTTCAAACCGTATTTTGCTACCAATGATTAATGAAGCAATTTATGCGCTTTATGAAGGTGTAGCTACGAAGGAAGCAATTGACGATGTGATGAAGCTAGGTATGAACCATCCGATGGGACCATTAACATTAGCAGACTTCATTGGCTTAGATACTTGCCTTTACATCATGGAAATTTTACATGAGGGTCTAGGAGATAGTAAATATCGCCCTTGTCCACTGCTTCGTAAATACGTTGCAGCTGGCTGGCTAGGAAAGAAATCAGGAAGAGGCTTTTACGTTTACGAATAA
- a CDS encoding heterodisulfide reductase-related iron-sulfur binding cluster, whose amino-acid sequence MSPLLIANIVLTVVVVLYAVGLFFYLLKTRYKYVQLGKKVEFDESVKERLRYIMVNVFGQNKLLKDPKSGLIHVMFFYGFLMVQLGAIDLIWKGLAPGSHLPLGIFYGVFTFFQELVVLMILVAVVWAFYRRYVEKLVRLKRGWKNGLVLIFIGGLMVSTLIANGMGLIWHGEGLTYTEPVASSIAAIFGFLPASVAAGVFYVMWWAHLLILLTFLVYVPQSKHFHLIVSPLNVYMNRLDRVGTLTPIDFEALEEAGENAESEEDMPSIGVGRIQDFTQKQMLDLYSCVECGRCTNMCPATGTGKMLSPMDLIVKLRDHLTFTGAVVTKQKPWVPYQFFANTKGNQLAMAAGAEGAVIEDIYSPSLIGDVITEEEIWACTTCRNCEDQCPVMNEHVDKIIDLRRYLTMTEGKVNPDAQRAMTNIERQGNPWGLNRKEKENWRDLDPTIHIPTVKELKKSGEEMEYLFWVGSMGAFDNRSQKIALAFCRLLNEAGVKFAILGNKEKNSGDTPRRLGNEFLFQELATANIDEFEKNDVKKIVTIDPHAYNIFKNEYQDFGWNGEVYHHTEILNQLIEENRLALNYEVHETIVFHDSCYLGRYNDVYDAPREILRGIPGVKLVEMERNRETAMCCGAGGGLMWMEEHVGNRINVARTEQALATNASVISSGCPYCLTMLEDGTKAKEVEDSIGTFDVAELLERSVFGEKVKAVDPSSEEAEEETLEEVVASVENVQQDENTEANAEK is encoded by the coding sequence ATGAGTCCATTATTAATTGCTAACATAGTCTTAACAGTCGTGGTTGTGCTTTATGCAGTAGGATTGTTCTTCTATCTGTTGAAAACACGCTATAAGTATGTGCAATTGGGGAAAAAGGTTGAGTTTGATGAAAGTGTTAAAGAGCGACTACGCTATATTATGGTCAATGTATTTGGTCAAAACAAGCTATTAAAGGATCCAAAGAGTGGATTAATTCACGTGATGTTTTTCTATGGATTTTTGATGGTTCAGTTAGGGGCCATTGATTTAATTTGGAAAGGACTAGCACCAGGATCACATCTGCCATTAGGTATTTTCTATGGTGTCTTTACGTTCTTCCAAGAGCTTGTAGTTTTAATGATTTTAGTTGCGGTAGTGTGGGCATTTTACCGCCGCTATGTAGAAAAGCTAGTGCGTCTAAAAAGAGGATGGAAAAACGGTCTTGTATTAATTTTCATTGGTGGCTTAATGGTCTCAACATTAATCGCTAATGGTATGGGATTAATCTGGCATGGTGAGGGGTTAACTTATACGGAGCCTGTTGCTTCAAGCATTGCTGCTATATTTGGCTTCCTACCTGCATCAGTAGCTGCTGGAGTGTTTTATGTTATGTGGTGGGCACATCTTTTAATTCTATTAACATTCCTTGTGTATGTACCACAATCTAAGCATTTCCATTTAATTGTTAGCCCACTGAATGTTTACATGAATCGTTTAGATCGTGTGGGTACATTAACGCCTATCGATTTTGAGGCATTAGAAGAAGCAGGAGAAAATGCTGAAAGTGAAGAGGATATGCCTTCAATTGGAGTTGGACGCATACAAGACTTCACACAAAAGCAAATGCTCGATCTGTATTCTTGTGTGGAATGTGGACGTTGTACCAATATGTGTCCTGCAACTGGAACAGGAAAAATGCTGTCTCCAATGGATTTAATCGTAAAATTGCGTGATCATTTAACATTTACTGGCGCTGTTGTAACAAAGCAAAAGCCTTGGGTACCTTATCAATTCTTTGCCAATACCAAGGGTAATCAGCTTGCGATGGCTGCTGGTGCTGAAGGCGCAGTAATTGAAGATATTTACAGCCCATCTTTAATTGGCGATGTGATTACAGAAGAAGAAATTTGGGCTTGTACGACTTGTCGAAACTGTGAGGATCAATGTCCAGTAATGAATGAGCATGTTGATAAAATCATCGACCTACGTCGCTATCTAACAATGACGGAAGGAAAAGTTAATCCTGATGCACAACGTGCCATGACAAATATCGAACGACAAGGGAATCCTTGGGGCTTAAACCGTAAAGAAAAAGAGAATTGGCGTGATCTTGATCCAACAATCCATATTCCAACAGTAAAAGAGTTAAAAAAATCTGGCGAAGAAATGGAATATCTATTCTGGGTTGGTTCGATGGGGGCATTCGATAATCGCTCTCAAAAAATTGCTTTAGCTTTCTGTCGTCTATTAAACGAAGCTGGTGTGAAGTTTGCGATCTTAGGAAATAAAGAGAAAAACTCTGGGGACACACCTCGTCGTTTAGGAAATGAATTTTTATTCCAAGAATTAGCTACAGCAAATATTGATGAGTTTGAGAAAAATGATGTGAAGAAAATAGTGACAATCGACCCTCATGCTTACAATATCTTTAAAAATGAATACCAAGACTTTGGCTGGAATGGCGAAGTGTATCATCATACTGAAATACTAAATCAGTTGATTGAGGAAAATCGTCTGGCACTCAATTATGAAGTTCATGAAACAATTGTTTTCCACGATTCCTGTTACTTAGGCCGTTATAATGATGTTTATGATGCGCCAAGAGAAATTCTACGCGGTATCCCGGGTGTGAAGCTTGTGGAAATGGAACGAAATCGCGAAACTGCTATGTGCTGTGGTGCAGGTGGTGGCTTAATGTGGATGGAAGAGCATGTTGGTAATCGCATTAATGTAGCTCGTACAGAGCAAGCTCTTGCTACTAATGCATCCGTTATTTCATCTGGCTGTCCTTATTGCTTAACAATGCTGGAGGATGGTACAAAGGCAAAAGAAGTGGAAGACTCTATTGGCACATTCGATGTAGCAGAATTACTAGAGCGTTCAGTGTTCGGTGAAAAAGTGAAGGCTGTTGATCCTTCATCTGAGGAAGCTGAAGAAGAAACATTAGAGGAAGTGGTAGCATCCGTAGAAAATGTTCAACAGGACGAGAATACGGAAGCGAACGCAGAAAAATGA